A stretch of the Geovibrio thiophilus genome encodes the following:
- a CDS encoding EamA family transporter → MIYWFGIFLAVFSNVFYHISQKTISANANPAVSLVFTYITAAAASLFLIPFFPFKGTLTEEISRLNLPSAVLGISIVGLELGFLLVYRAGWNINIAGIVVSVMVGLCLIPVGYLFFSDTLTLKSALGIALCIAGLILINYR, encoded by the coding sequence ATGATATACTGGTTCGGAATTTTTCTCGCCGTTTTTTCCAACGTTTTCTATCACATCAGCCAAAAGACGATCTCCGCCAACGCAAATCCGGCGGTATCTCTTGTGTTTACTTATATCACAGCGGCAGCGGCTTCACTGTTTCTCATTCCTTTCTTCCCCTTTAAAGGAACGCTGACGGAGGAGATAAGCAGGCTTAACCTGCCGAGCGCCGTTCTGGGGATCTCCATTGTGGGGCTTGAGCTGGGTTTTCTTCTTGTATACAGGGCAGGGTGGAACATTAATATAGCGGGCATAGTTGTCAGCGTTATGGTGGGACTGTGTCTGATTCCTGTGGGCTATCTCTTCTTCAGTGATACGCTTACGCTCAAAAGCGCTCTGGGCATAGCCCTCTGTATTGCCGGTCTTATCCTTATCAACTACAGATAA
- a CDS encoding diguanylate cyclase domain-containing protein, with protein MILAVIDDARTDLKPLKDALSRIEEISWVENMTLLESFDKLAILSPAKPLIQPDIVLISFENNTEAYEVTLAVKSDGKYTDTVVITFNNSDNEDIIKAMLETGCLDYIKDFSDKTEIYARLRTAVALRQEVISRRTREKEIEENNRKLEDISNIDGLTGVLSKRYFVYKVEEEISRAIRTKAAISLLRIDITDFRDYNAQYGFLEGDKVLRRISSALKKSAKRPGDLLARIGGNSFALFLPSTDLKGAEFIAKTVVKHINNLAIEHETDDGKFLTVHVGGMSVTPQITDDAAGLLDMISDVTAECSVGFGAGQSFFCIKN; from the coding sequence ATGATCCTTGCCGTCATTGATGACGCGCGGACAGATCTGAAACCCCTTAAGGACGCGCTGTCCAGAATTGAGGAAATATCATGGGTTGAGAACATGACCCTCCTTGAATCCTTCGACAAGCTGGCAATACTCAGTCCGGCGAAACCGCTGATTCAGCCGGATATTGTTCTTATAAGCTTTGAAAACAACACCGAAGCCTATGAAGTGACCCTCGCCGTTAAATCAGATGGGAAATACACCGACACTGTTGTAATCACCTTCAATAATTCCGATAATGAAGACATCATTAAAGCGATGCTGGAAACGGGGTGCCTTGATTATATCAAGGATTTCTCTGATAAAACCGAGATTTACGCCCGCCTGAGAACCGCAGTCGCCCTCAGGCAGGAAGTAATAAGCAGAAGAACCCGTGAAAAGGAGATTGAGGAAAACAACAGGAAGCTTGAGGATATTTCCAATATCGACGGGCTCACAGGAGTTCTCTCCAAGCGGTATTTCGTTTATAAGGTTGAGGAAGAAATCAGCAGGGCAATACGAACCAAGGCTGCTATATCACTCCTGCGTATTGATATTACAGATTTCAGGGACTATAACGCTCAATACGGCTTCCTCGAAGGCGACAAGGTGCTGCGCCGCATATCCTCCGCGCTGAAAAAATCCGCCAAACGCCCGGGAGATCTTCTGGCGAGAATAGGCGGAAACAGCTTCGCGCTTTTTCTCCCCTCAACCGACCTCAAAGGAGCTGAGTTCATAGCCAAGACTGTTGTAAAGCACATAAACAACCTTGCCATAGAGCATGAAACGGATGACGGCAAATTTCTCACAGTTCATGTGGGCGGAATGAGTGTAACACCTCAGATAACCGATGACGCCGCGGGGCTGCTGGACATGATTTCCGATGTAACGGCGGAATGCAGCGTTGGGTTCGGCGCCGGACAGAGCTTTTTCTGCATAAAAAACTGA
- a CDS encoding GspE/PulE family protein: MKKINDEFMELLVQERVLTEEDKNNLLKKFNRSAADILHYLIEGGAASRDLMAKLWGDSINKAYVDLGRTMINFELFTMLPSDIAKKYRVVPLYKFGDTVTVAVSDPENMEAIRACEKYFEASVSTVFAMPEDLEDTLEISYQDTTKIDEFLAKISVDSLVKGTSKITAGQLQRMAGDQSIIELVRAIMLIGIKEGASDIHIEPQENFVRVRYRIDGVLQDLLKFDVIILTGLISRLKVMSNLDITERRLPLDGRCVLKLKNRAIDFRISTVPSIYGEKAVLRILGQKDSKTVPSLTDLNFSKSIYTKLNLLMENPNGVFFVTGPTGSGKTTTLYALLKYLNEPGVNIMTIEDPVEYRLQGLTQVQVNNAVGLGFVNTLRSFLRQDPDIILIGEIRDTETAKIAAQAALTGHLVLATMHTNSAMEAVTRLLEIGVEPFLVAPSMIGVMSQRLIRRICDHCKEPYELKPEEIMRYFYEWDGKTKVQFYKGKGCPKCHGSGYKGRIAIHELLMIDHEVRKMIAEGANILQVQEYTMAKGGYKTLRYDGLKKILRGLTSIEELNRVTVSEDIAEANL; the protein is encoded by the coding sequence ATGAAAAAGATAAATGACGAATTTATGGAGCTTCTCGTTCAGGAACGGGTTCTGACCGAAGAGGATAAAAACAACCTGCTGAAAAAATTCAACCGCAGCGCCGCAGACATTCTCCATTACCTCATTGAAGGCGGAGCCGCCTCCAGAGACCTCATGGCGAAGCTCTGGGGCGATTCCATAAATAAAGCCTATGTGGATCTCGGCAGAACGATGATCAACTTTGAGCTTTTCACCATGCTCCCCTCAGACATAGCCAAAAAATACAGAGTTGTACCGCTCTACAAATTCGGCGACACCGTGACCGTTGCGGTATCTGACCCTGAAAACATGGAGGCGATACGCGCCTGCGAAAAATACTTTGAAGCAAGTGTCAGCACTGTTTTCGCCATGCCGGAAGACCTTGAGGACACCCTTGAGATAAGTTATCAGGACACCACAAAAATAGATGAATTTCTCGCCAAGATCTCAGTTGACTCACTCGTTAAGGGAACCAGCAAAATCACAGCCGGACAGCTTCAGAGGATGGCGGGGGATCAGTCGATAATAGAGCTTGTCCGTGCCATAATGCTCATCGGCATAAAGGAAGGCGCGTCGGACATACACATTGAGCCGCAGGAAAACTTTGTCCGTGTCCGCTACAGAATAGACGGCGTGCTTCAGGATCTCCTCAAGTTTGACGTTATTATCCTCACCGGACTTATATCAAGGCTCAAGGTTATGTCAAACCTAGACATAACCGAACGCAGGCTCCCCTTGGACGGCAGATGCGTTCTCAAGCTGAAAAACCGCGCGATTGACTTCCGTATCTCCACTGTACCAAGCATATACGGCGAGAAGGCGGTTCTCCGTATTCTCGGTCAGAAGGACTCAAAAACAGTTCCCTCGCTTACAGATCTCAACTTTTCAAAAAGCATATACACTAAGCTTAACCTTCTCATGGAAAACCCCAACGGAGTATTCTTCGTTACCGGTCCCACCGGTTCGGGCAAAACCACAACCCTGTATGCCCTGCTGAAATACCTCAATGAACCCGGCGTAAACATAATGACCATCGAAGATCCGGTGGAATACCGCCTTCAGGGGCTTACACAGGTTCAGGTGAACAACGCCGTGGGGCTTGGCTTCGTAAACACGCTGCGCTCCTTCCTCCGTCAGGACCCTGACATAATCCTAATTGGCGAGATCAGGGATACGGAAACGGCGAAGATCGCAGCGCAGGCGGCGCTTACTGGACACCTCGTTCTCGCCACCATGCACACCAACAGCGCAATGGAGGCTGTTACAAGACTTCTGGAAATAGGCGTGGAACCCTTCCTTGTGGCTCCCTCCATGATAGGCGTCATGTCACAGAGGCTCATAAGAAGAATCTGCGATCACTGCAAGGAACCCTATGAACTCAAGCCGGAAGAGATAATGCGCTACTTCTACGAGTGGGACGGCAAGACAAAAGTCCAGTTTTACAAGGGCAAGGGCTGCCCTAAATGCCACGGCAGCGGCTACAAAGGCAGGATAGCGATCCACGAGCTCCTGATGATCGACCACGAAGTGAGAAAAATGATAGCCGAAGGCGCTAACATACTTCAGGTTCAGGAATACACCATGGCAAAGGGCGGTTACAAAACCCTCCGCTATGACGGGCTCAAAAAGATACTCAGAGGGCTGACCAGCATAGAGGAGCTGAACCGTGTGACAGTGAGCGAAGATATAGCAGAGGCGAATTTATGA
- a CDS encoding hybrid sensor histidine kinase/response regulator → MNGNSRILIVDDSETSLNILERILKSCGYENIQKASGAWEGIELLDDAETQKEKLPDLILMDIVMPQMNGIEAVQRLKTHPVYEHIPIIMISVKNDTQTLSDAFEAGAADFILKPVSKPVLKARVDAIIKLKLETDKRKQQEEELKNLNRRLEELNQVKNRFLGTAAHDLRGPLASIRGFAEMLTDELNGALSEDQAEMLSMIHETSHGMLSLVNDLLDYAVIESGRLSLLKQEGDLKKIIDRRLNVNEPTAAKKNIRIRRELEDVGIASVDKNRIDQVLDNLLGNAVKFSPQNTEVTVKLYKDRTGIALTVADQGVGISEEDIPKLFGEYCTVSSKPTDGEKSTGLGLFIIKSIVYAHHGSFSVKSKKGEGTEITVRLPAETNL, encoded by the coding sequence ATGAACGGAAACAGCAGGATTCTGATTGTAGACGATTCTGAAACATCACTGAACATTCTTGAACGCATACTTAAATCATGCGGCTATGAAAACATACAGAAAGCCTCCGGAGCGTGGGAAGGGATAGAACTCCTTGACGATGCCGAAACACAAAAGGAAAAGCTGCCGGATCTTATCCTCATGGACATAGTCATGCCTCAGATGAACGGCATAGAGGCGGTGCAGAGGCTGAAGACCCATCCCGTGTACGAGCATATTCCGATCATCATGATTTCCGTGAAAAACGATACCCAGACACTTTCAGATGCTTTTGAGGCGGGCGCGGCGGACTTCATACTCAAGCCTGTGTCAAAGCCCGTGCTCAAGGCAAGGGTGGACGCCATAATCAAGCTTAAGCTGGAAACCGACAAACGAAAGCAGCAGGAGGAGGAGCTTAAAAACCTCAATCGCCGTCTGGAGGAGCTGAATCAGGTTAAAAACCGCTTCCTCGGCACTGCGGCGCACGATCTCAGAGGACCCCTCGCCTCCATACGCGGGTTCGCCGAAATGCTCACAGACGAGCTTAACGGAGCCCTCAGCGAAGATCAGGCGGAGATGCTCAGCATGATCCATGAAACCAGCCACGGAATGCTCTCACTGGTGAATGATCTTCTTGATTACGCGGTCATAGAAAGCGGCAGGCTCTCCCTGCTGAAGCAGGAGGGCGACCTGAAAAAAATAATAGACAGACGCCTCAACGTCAACGAGCCCACCGCCGCCAAAAAAAATATCAGAATAAGAAGGGAGCTTGAGGACGTAGGTATTGCATCGGTTGATAAAAACAGGATAGATCAGGTTCTGGACAACCTTTTGGGCAACGCCGTAAAATTTTCACCGCAAAATACCGAAGTTACGGTTAAACTATATAAAGACAGAACAGGCATCGCCTTAACTGTGGCGGATCAGGGTGTCGGCATAAGCGAGGAGGACATTCCGAAGCTTTTCGGCGAATACTGCACTGTGAGCAGCAAACCGACCGACGGGGAAAAATCAACAGGACTGGGGCTTTTCATCATTAAAAGCATTGTGTACGCCCACCACGGAAGCTTCAGCGTAAAAAGCAAAAAAGGCGAAGGGACGGAAATAACCGTCAGGCTGCCCGCGGAGACAAACCTATGA
- a CDS encoding cache domain-containing protein, translating into MQRRTAIKHTGQYGSFLVLFLFLAAAGTLLFFADDLTRSPLEMRNKKDSLTAMASRELGQELDNALNRIAYVRKKEEAEINEKLKNRADTAKKFIIRMTETRGKAQGLKTAVDVLSAQNRQYGRYRLYVLSLDGKAYIFPADRQYEGLSFYGFGADKGKNIFTDITEDTSKYEGRFISYSLDSQAGGTQRRKLAYFTSDSRTNIAVIAEADHAEAEKLVKKKVLDDLSKLYMLYPAYGRINIFESEAASGGKLKTLLSEELENTPENDSEKSTEFSPLINGKTDSFLHIRRDPVFGKYFEVITRTAKYPEWNWHLTKSHFFEYENIYGNVVSQVRTYAGQDIFGGYFMAAVYAVMVFFTVFILTRNRVLAVSALRPAEEKLGRLREMNFRLIEKIKEHTEKENRLNDVKLELEEKLALKTKEYKKMNEMLIAENMERTQQDQILRAEKEKAEAANIMKREFLTNTSEKLNTMVTDLKTFSETGSESFESMTAEEINGLFGKIHAKGGELMSFLGLIIDLSKLEAGKTEDKISPLDFRELFARLSYETMPLFSATESSLSAEFSAENIRIFTRCRHAELAFLHLLTHAAKNCGKNSMLFLRCFPTKSLRSGVLVNSATVEIGHLTGFNELKEHSTFSLPSGSDSASINISIFNEALKRCGGTFFTTETDKGSLFSVVIPDLSEQQ; encoded by the coding sequence GTGCAAAGGCGGACGGCTATAAAACATACCGGACAATACGGCAGCTTTCTTGTTCTTTTCCTTTTTCTGGCGGCTGCGGGCACGCTGCTTTTCTTTGCGGACGACCTGACCCGCTCCCCGCTTGAGATGCGCAATAAAAAAGATTCCCTCACCGCAATGGCATCAAGAGAGCTCGGGCAGGAGCTCGATAACGCCCTCAACAGAATAGCTTATGTACGGAAAAAGGAAGAAGCTGAAATAAATGAGAAGCTGAAAAACCGCGCGGACACGGCAAAAAAATTTATCATTAGAATGACGGAAACAAGGGGAAAAGCTCAGGGTCTGAAAACTGCCGTAGACGTGCTTTCGGCGCAGAACAGACAGTATGGCAGGTACAGGCTGTATGTGCTCAGTCTGGATGGAAAAGCATATATCTTTCCGGCGGACAGGCAGTATGAGGGCTTATCTTTTTATGGTTTCGGAGCGGATAAAGGCAAAAACATATTCACGGACATTACGGAAGACACCTCCAAATATGAGGGGCGTTTCATTTCATACAGTCTTGATTCGCAAGCAGGCGGGACGCAAAGAAGAAAGCTGGCATACTTCACCTCGGACAGCCGTACAAACATAGCGGTAATTGCCGAGGCTGATCATGCAGAAGCTGAAAAGCTTGTCAAAAAAAAGGTTCTGGATGATCTCTCCAAGCTGTACATGCTTTACCCCGCCTACGGAAGAATAAATATATTTGAATCAGAAGCGGCTTCCGGCGGCAAGCTGAAAACTCTTCTCAGTGAAGAGCTGGAAAACACCCCTGAGAATGATTCGGAAAAAAGCACTGAGTTTTCACCTCTGATAAACGGAAAAACAGACAGCTTTCTCCATATAAGAAGAGATCCGGTCTTCGGCAAATATTTTGAAGTGATCACCCGCACAGCGAAGTATCCGGAGTGGAACTGGCACTTAACCAAGAGTCATTTTTTTGAATATGAAAACATCTACGGAAATGTGGTTTCTCAGGTACGCACCTATGCCGGACAGGACATTTTCGGCGGCTATTTCATGGCAGCCGTATATGCGGTTATGGTGTTTTTCACTGTTTTTATACTCACCAGAAACAGAGTGCTCGCCGTCTCGGCGCTGAGACCTGCCGAAGAAAAGCTCGGCAGACTCAGAGAAATGAACTTCAGGCTGATAGAAAAGATAAAGGAGCACACCGAAAAAGAGAACAGACTCAATGATGTCAAACTGGAACTGGAAGAAAAGCTCGCCCTCAAAACAAAAGAATATAAAAAAATGAACGAGATGCTCATAGCCGAAAACATGGAGAGAACTCAGCAGGATCAGATTCTCCGCGCTGAGAAGGAGAAGGCGGAAGCGGCAAATATAATGAAGCGGGAGTTCCTGACCAATACATCGGAAAAGCTCAATACCATGGTCACAGATCTTAAAACATTCTCGGAAACTGGCAGTGAAAGCTTTGAAAGCATGACAGCGGAAGAGATCAACGGACTCTTCGGAAAAATTCACGCCAAAGGCGGGGAGCTGATGAGCTTTCTCGGTCTCATTATAGATCTTTCCAAGCTTGAGGCAGGCAAAACAGAGGACAAAATATCACCTCTTGATTTCAGGGAACTTTTCGCAAGACTCAGCTATGAAACCATGCCACTTTTCTCCGCAACGGAAAGCAGTCTCAGTGCGGAGTTTTCCGCCGAAAATATACGTATTTTCACCCGATGCCGCCACGCCGAGCTGGCGTTTCTGCATCTTCTCACACATGCCGCAAAAAACTGCGGAAAAAACAGTATGCTTTTCCTGCGCTGTTTCCCTACAAAATCGCTTCGTTCCGGTGTTCTGGTCAACTCGGCGACTGTGGAGATCGGTCATCTCACGGGCTTTAATGAGCTGAAAGAGCACAGCACATTCAGCCTGCCGTCAGGCTCTGACAGCGCATCGATAAACATCAGCATATTCAACGAAGCCCTGAAACGCTGCGGCGGAACCTTTTTCACAACTGAAACAGATAAAGGAAGCCTTTTCTCGGTTGTTATACCGGACCTGAGTGAACAGCAATGA
- a CDS encoding response regulator transcription factor, whose translation MSVAPRVIIADDEAHIRLIMKKVIQSINCELVGEAQNGFEAVELCRQFKVDIVLLDINMPKQTGTESIKFIKELQPNSLIIMLTSVADVETVDECLKYGAYNYIRKDTPIKEIRQIIVESWNSFLTARRNKNEDKVQPEGNPSGDQN comes from the coding sequence ATGAGTGTAGCACCGAGAGTGATTATTGCGGATGACGAAGCCCATATTCGTCTTATAATGAAAAAGGTTATCCAGAGCATCAACTGCGAGCTGGTGGGCGAGGCGCAGAACGGATTTGAGGCTGTCGAGCTGTGCAGGCAGTTCAAGGTGGACATAGTGCTCCTTGACATCAATATGCCCAAGCAAACCGGAACCGAATCCATAAAATTCATAAAAGAGCTTCAGCCGAACTCCCTCATCATCATGCTCACATCTGTAGCGGATGTGGAAACTGTTGACGAGTGCCTGAAATACGGCGCATACAATTACATAAGAAAAGACACTCCCATAAAGGAAATAAGGCAGATAATCGTTGAATCATGGAACTCTTTCCTGACAGCAAGGAGAAACAAAAATGAGGATAAGGTACAACCTGAGGGAAATCCTTCTGGAGATCAAAACTGA
- a CDS encoding ATP-binding protein — protein sequence MRKHDIISAIEKNFAMLAAVLLTGILFAEAALLSVYSGTYTAKKEAAVRLAAENRRMGIEHLLEQLEAEIDFVIRQDSEESLQAARRRVESFADAVAGTRKTSGSEDDSALFEYLKTANISSGGEYIYVLNSDRKLIEHPLKHRLKRVIHSDGVEKLRKTMTEMPPESSAAVSYRIFTADGALREKTAYIKKTAPDGMIIGSGFCNDKSREKIQNYIISQLAGLRENDNTIGYFAVIEKNGNILKALHTEGDIRTDSGYLQKLASRLGDAKNSFFYEISDDGGIKKLRMTALRNIPAWNWVVAAGLDEPAAEAAEKSVIRDLRLRFCAYAAVSALAALLLMFITLSITGRRKRLMLEAVENACKKAEERTEELRQLGRRLTSEHMSVIGTERRLKEIKENLEKTVEDRVRDLKDISVHLRKENMKIIKVNEELIAARKKANEASMVKTEFLANMSHEIRTPIHAILSYSSFGLKKFENIKDIRQKHYFGKISESADRLLSFINDLIDLSDLESGRMKYKISGCQVTGLLRTAVKELERILLEKKITVIVPDSEAVICGDAAKLRQVFLNIYSNAAKFSPPDSLIKTEIIPENSFLKIVITDFGPGVDESEKLLIFEKFTQSSKTKTGAGGIGLGLAICREIVTDHGGRIYVTDNPEGGSRFTVELPLF from the coding sequence ATGAGGAAACACGACATAATCTCCGCTATAGAGAAAAACTTCGCCATGCTCGCCGCAGTGCTTCTCACAGGGATACTTTTTGCCGAAGCGGCGCTCCTGTCGGTCTATTCAGGAACTTATACCGCCAAAAAGGAAGCGGCGGTAAGGCTGGCTGCCGAAAACAGGAGAATGGGGATAGAGCATCTTCTTGAACAGCTTGAGGCGGAGATCGATTTTGTAATCAGACAGGACAGTGAAGAATCGCTCCAAGCTGCGCGGCGCAGGGTCGAGTCCTTTGCGGACGCAGTCGCCGGAACAAGGAAAACATCAGGCAGCGAGGATGATTCCGCTCTTTTTGAGTATTTGAAAACAGCGAATATATCTTCGGGCGGAGAATACATATATGTCCTTAACAGCGACAGAAAGCTGATCGAGCACCCGCTGAAACACAGACTGAAGAGGGTAATCCACAGTGACGGAGTAGAAAAGCTGAGAAAGACCATGACGGAAATGCCCCCGGAAAGCTCCGCTGCTGTCTCGTACAGAATTTTTACGGCGGACGGAGCGCTCAGGGAAAAGACAGCTTATATAAAAAAAACTGCTCCTGACGGAATGATAATTGGCTCCGGCTTCTGCAATGACAAAAGCAGGGAAAAAATACAGAATTACATAATTTCACAGCTTGCCGGTTTAAGGGAAAACGACAATACCATAGGCTACTTCGCAGTCATAGAAAAAAACGGAAATATACTGAAAGCACTTCACACGGAAGGAGATATACGTACCGACAGCGGCTATCTGCAAAAGCTTGCTTCCCGACTCGGAGACGCGAAAAACTCATTCTTTTATGAAATATCTGATGACGGAGGAATCAAAAAGCTGCGAATGACCGCATTGCGGAATATACCCGCATGGAATTGGGTAGTGGCCGCCGGACTGGACGAGCCGGCTGCGGAAGCCGCTGAAAAATCCGTTATCAGGGATTTGAGACTCAGATTCTGCGCGTATGCGGCGGTCTCCGCTCTGGCTGCGCTGCTCCTCATGTTCATTACATTATCGATAACAGGCAGAAGGAAAAGGCTCATGCTTGAGGCGGTGGAGAATGCCTGCAAAAAAGCGGAGGAAAGAACGGAGGAGCTCCGGCAGCTTGGCAGAAGGCTCACTTCGGAGCACATGTCCGTTATAGGCACGGAAAGAAGGCTTAAGGAAATTAAGGAGAACCTTGAAAAAACAGTTGAGGACAGAGTAAGGGATCTGAAGGATATAAGCGTCCACCTGCGCAAGGAAAACATGAAAATAATCAAGGTGAATGAGGAGCTTATCGCCGCAAGGAAAAAAGCAAACGAAGCGAGCATGGTAAAAACGGAGTTTCTGGCGAATATGTCCCACGAGATAAGGACGCCCATACACGCCATACTCAGCTATTCCTCCTTCGGGCTGAAAAAATTTGAAAACATAAAAGATATAAGACAAAAGCACTACTTCGGCAAAATATCGGAAAGCGCTGACCGCCTTCTCTCCTTCATCAACGATCTTATTGACCTTTCCGATCTGGAATCAGGGAGAATGAAATACAAAATATCCGGATGTCAGGTTACCGGACTGTTGAGAACGGCAGTCAAAGAGCTTGAGAGGATTCTGCTTGAAAAGAAAATAACCGTCATAGTCCCCGACAGCGAAGCGGTTATCTGCGGTGATGCGGCAAAACTGAGACAGGTTTTTCTGAATATATACTCAAACGCGGCAAAATTCAGCCCGCCGGACAGCCTGATCAAAACCGAAATAATACCGGAAAACTCGTTCCTGAAAATAGTCATCACCGACTTCGGACCCGGTGTTGACGAATCGGAGAAGCTCCTTATTTTCGAGAAGTTCACCCAGTCCTCAAAAACCAAGACAGGCGCCGGCGGCATAGGCTTAGGTCTTGCCATATGCAGGGAGATAGTGACCGACCACGGCGGCAGAATCTATGTTACGGACAATCCCGAAGGCGGAAGCCGCTTCACAGTGGAGCTCCCGCTGTTCTGA